A window from Cinclus cinclus chromosome 4, bCinCin1.1, whole genome shotgun sequence encodes these proteins:
- the HEBP1 gene encoding heme-binding protein 1 has product MLGMVKNSLLSTVEAWPHRLLSKGEKDQLSYEERACEGGRFAAVELVGKPFDEASKEGAVKLLKYVGGSNDKGVGMGMTAPVSITAFPAEDGSLQQKVKVSLRIPSQFQDNPPCPTDESIKIEERQGMTIYSTQFGGYAKEADYVSYAAKLKAALGSDAAYHKDFYLCNGYDPPMKPYGRRNEVWFVKE; this is encoded by the exons ATGCTGGGCATGGTGAAGAACTCGCTGCTGAGCACGGTGGAGGCATGGCCCCACCGCCTGCTGAGCAAGGGCGAGAAG GATCAGCTCAGCTACGAGGAAAGGGCGTGCGAGGGTGGCAGGTTCGCGGCGGTGGAGCTGGTGGGGAAGCCGTTCGACGAAGCCTCGAAGGAAGGGGCGGTCAAGCTCCTCAAGTACGTGGGAGGAAGCAACGACAAGG GGGTTGGAATGGGCATGACTGCTCCTGTTTCCAttactgcttttcctgctgaagATGGCTCCCTTCAGCAGAAGGTGAAAGTCTCTCTGAGGATCCCGAGCCAGTTTCAAGACAACCCTCCTTGTCCTACTGATGAAAGCATTAAGATTGAAGAAAGACAGGGGATGACCATTTATTCCAC GCAGTTTGGTGGCTATGCCAAAGAGGCAGATTACGTGAGCTATGCTGCCAAGCTgaaggctgctctgggcagtgaTGCTGCATACCACAAGGATTTCTACTTGTGCAATGGTTATGACCCCCCTATGAAGCCTTACGGACGCCGCAATGAGGTCTGGTTTGTGAAGGAGTGA